A genomic window from Fibrobacterota bacterium includes:
- a CDS encoding GNAT family N-acetyltransferase yields the protein MNFRPTSLSDVDQTFSVRASTRQNPLTIEQLAQWGITPDSVREDYASGVWVGRVCEVEARIVGFCTGCVATGEIIVVAVLPEFEGKGIGIRLLTEVIQRMRESGVQSFWLSASPDPLIRAHGFYRANGWIPKGETLENGDEILVLA from the coding sequence ATGAATTTTCGCCCAACGTCGCTTTCGGATGTCGACCAGACCTTCTCGGTCCGCGCCTCCACCAGACAAAATCCGTTAACCATCGAACAGCTCGCCCAATGGGGGATCACCCCGGATTCGGTGCGGGAGGATTACGCATCCGGGGTATGGGTTGGAAGGGTATGCGAAGTGGAAGCGCGCATTGTCGGATTCTGCACGGGCTGCGTGGCCACGGGCGAAATCATCGTGGTGGCGGTGCTGCCAGAATTCGAAGGAAAGGGGATCGGTATCCGCCTGCTCACCGAGGTGATCCAACGGATGCGAGAGAGCGGAGTCCAGTCGTTCTGGCTTTCCGCCTCTCCCGACCCGTTGATCCGCGCCCATGGCTTCTACCGGGCCAACGGCTGGATCCCGAAGGGCGAGACCCTCGAAAACGGCGACGAGATCCTGGTTCTGGCCTGA